GCGGCGAGAGGATGGAAAAGAAACGTTGAAGCGCGACATGGACAGGACTTTCTGAAGATCGAATGGAAGGGCTTGCGGTCTCCTGGGCCTCGCTGCACCGGAACGGCGGCGTCGGCCTCATTGCTATGAAAACGGTGCGTGGGATGCGGCGGCTAGCGCTCGGCCCGCACCATCGCGGCCTGCAGCACCGGCAGGTCGACGTTGCCGCCCGACAGCACGATGACGGCGCCCTGCCCGTCGAGCGACAGGTGGCCGGCCAGCAGCGCGGCGAGCGCGACGCTGCCGCCGGGCTCGACGACCAGGTGCAGTTCTTCCAGCGCGAAGCGCATCGCATGCGCGACCTCGTCGTCGGTCACCGACACGGCCTGGCTCAGCAGCGGCTGGTTGATGGCGAAGGGCAGCTCGGCGGGCGTCGCGGCCTGCAGGGCGTCGCACAGGGTGCGGGCGCCCGGGGCGTTGGTCTCGCGTCGGCCGCTCTGCAGCGAGCGCACGGTGTCGTCGAAGCTCGCCGGCTCGACCGCCACGCGCCGCGCCTGCGGGCTCAGCGCATCGAGCACCAGGCAGCAGCCCGCCATCAGGCCGCCACCGCCGCACGGCGCGGCGAACAGGCCGAGCTTCTCGCGCTCGCCGGGCGGCAGGTCTTCGAGCGCCTCGAGCGCCACCGTGCCTTGTGCCGCGAGCACATCAGGGTGGTCGCCCGGCGGGACCAGTGTGCCGCCGGTCTCGGCCAGCAAGCGCATGCCGATGTCCTCGCGGCTTTCCTTCTCGCGGTCGTAGTGCACGACCTGCGCGCCCTGCGCGATGGCG
The sequence above is drawn from the Variovorax sp. J2L1-78 genome and encodes:
- a CDS encoding threonine ammonia-lyase; translation: MTINATSLPAHIEHAMLGTMRVPRFDDVQRAAQAIAPHVRRTQLLRSPRLDALAGGAVWLKPESLQVTGSFKARGAFNALLALTPAERQRGVVAYSTGNHGQAIAWAARQLGVSATIVMPVDAPKNKVARAIAQGAQVVHYDREKESREDIGMRLLAETGGTLVPPGDHPDVLAAQGTVALEALEDLPPGEREKLGLFAAPCGGGGLMAGCCLVLDALSPQARRVAVEPASFDDTVRSLQSGRRETNAPGARTLCDALQAATPAELPFAINQPLLSQAVSVTDDEVAHAMRFALEELHLVVEPGGSVALAALLAGHLSLDGQGAVIVLSGGNVDLPVLQAAMVRAER